The Sulfurihydrogenibium sp. genomic interval AATATACCGGCTAATATTCCAATAGGCGTTCCTATCATAGTTCCAAGGGTAGTAATGATTAAATGACCGATAAATGCATGTTTTAATCCACCACCTTCCATACCGGGTGGAACCGGGTCTTTTGTAAATAAATCTAAATTTATGTATTTAAAACCGTTAATAAGCAAATCTCCAAGTATCCAAAACAAGAAAAATAATCCAAGCAATGCAGAAAAACCCGATAATGTAAGGAATATGTAATTTTCTAACTTTCTTTTAACCATGGCTTACACCTTCCATTTCTTTTCTAATCTTAAAAGCATAATTTTAGAAAGATATAAAACAATAAATGACATAACAAAAAGTATCAATGCAAGGTAATATAAAGAAGAAAGATAAACAGCTGTGTCTGCTTCTGTAAATTGGTTTGCCAAAGCAACGGTGATGGTTGTAAATGGGTCTAAAAGTGATTTTGGTATTTGGTTTACGTTTCCTGCTAAAAATGTAACTGCCATCGTCTCTCCAAGTGCTCTACCGGTAGATAAGATAAAACCACCTGCGATACTTGATGTTGTGATGGGTATCATCACTTGTTTTATAACTTCCCATTTTGTAGCCCCAAGGGCATAAGCTGATTCTTTCATTATCGGCGGAACCATGTTAAACGCATCTTTAACAACAGAGCTCATAAATGGAATTATCATTATTCCAAGAACAAGAGATGTTGTTAAAACATCAATTCCTGTAGGAGAACCTTCAAAAAGCTTTCCTATTAAAGGAATTCCGCCAAGCTTAGCTTGAAGCCATGGCTCTACTTTTTCGCCAAATAACGGAGCAATTACAAACAATCCCCACATACCATAAATGATACTTGGAATTCCGGCTAGAAGCTCTATTGCAGTTGAGAAGATTGGCTTTAGTTTGTTTGGTGAAAGTTCAACCAAGAAAATAGCAATACCAATTGAAATTGGAGCAGCGAATAATGTTGATAAAAATGTTGCTATCAACGTTCCAACTATAGGAGCCAACCCGCCAAATTTAAGTGCAACCGGGTCCCATTCAGCAGATGTTAAAAAGTTTAAAACTCCAAAAGTTTGGATAGCAAGGTATGCTTCTTTATACAGTACAATGAATATAATCACAGGAAGTATAAAGCCTATAAATATTGCTGCAAATCCAAGTATTATTTTTAAAAGTTTTTCTACAAGAAGCGCCCTTTTTAGTGCTGTATTTTCCATTCTTTAAGCTCCTTACTTTACTGTTTGTTAAACAATTATTATAAATTAAGTACACGTCAGGTGAGAAATTAAAAGGTATACATTCACACCTTTCTTATCTTACTCCTACAGCATGCAAAGAATCTAGTATTTTTCTATTAAAAAACCCAAAAAGAAGATCCTTAGGACTAAAGTCCTCAGTATGACAGGCAAAGATTGATTAATAAGCATAAGAGAAAAGTCGATCTTATTTGTCATTCTGAGCGAAGCGAAGAATCTCCTACTTTTACCCAATTTCTCACCCGGCTTATTTACATATACACTTTTATAGTTTTAGAAAATCCTAAAACACTATTATGTAGCAAAAACAATATTGCTATTCTTAAAAAACAAAAAGCCCCACCTTTTTAGAGGTAGGGCAAAATTGGAGGTTAGACATGAGAAAAGTATTACATCAATCCGTTTTCTTTCCAGTATGACCTGATTAAATCTTTCACGTTTTGTGGCAATGGGATATAGTTTAATCTCTCTGCTTCTTGATCTCCGTTTGTAAATGCCCAGTCAAAGAACATAACAGCTTTTTTTGAGTTTTCTGGTCTATCTTTTGCAAGTAGAATAAATGTAGCTCCAGCTATTGGGTATGAATTTTTACCTGGTTGGTCTGTTAATACTTCATAGAAATGTTTCTTTTTATCCCATTTAGCGTTAGCAGCTGCCGCTTGGAAGCTTTCCATAGATGGAGCAACAAAGTTTCCTTCTCTGTTTTTAACTTTTCCGGCAGGCATATTGTTTTGTTTTGCATAGATATATTCTACGTATCCTATTGCTCCTCTCATTCTCTTAGTGTAGTTAGCTACTCCTTCGTTTCCTTTTCCGCCTACACCGGTTGGCCAGTTAACAGATGTTCCGTATCCAACTTTTTCTTTCCATTCTGGGCAAACTTTTGATAAGTAGTTAGTCCAGATCCAAGTTGTACCAGAGCCATCAGACCTGTGAACTACCGTGATTGGTCTATCCGGTAAGTTTACGCCAGGGTTTAGTTGTTGTAAGTATGGGTCATTCCACTTAGTGATTTTACCCATGTATATATCACAGAGAGCTTTTCCGTCGAAGTTAAGAACTTGTTTTACTTCTGGTAGGTTGTAAGTTGGAACTACTCCACCGATTACTGTTGGGAATTGGAGTAATTTCTTTTGGTTTAATTCTTCTGGTGTTAATGGAGCGTCTGATGCACCAAAGTCTACTGTTCTGTTTTCAATTTGTCTGATACCACCACCAGAACCAATTGATTGATAGTTAACTTTGTTTCCTGTTGCTTTTTCATAAGCATAAGCCCATGCAGACATGATTGGATATACAAATGTTGATCCTGCACCTGTAATTGTAACTCCTGCTATTGCTGCAGTAGATGTTGCTAAAATTCCAGCTATTGCAAGTTTTTTCAAGCCTTTAACTTTCATCTTCTTCTTACCTCCGTTAAATTTTTAAGATTATGATACTATGAAAATGTTTATTTTTTATTAATTTTTTGTTAAGAAATTTTAACAATTTCCCCTCTCCCTCCCAAACATACAAAAAGCAGTAGGATTACCAGCTAAGCTCAGCTGTTAACATGTATTTTGTTCTGTCTTTATCATTGTTTTTAGTATCACATGTAGCTCCAGTACAATACGAGCTTGCCTTATAATCAAAAGATGCTACGTTTACAATCCATTTTACATATTTGTTCATAGTGTATGCCACGCCTGCATAATATGCTTTTCTATCTTTATAGAAAGCTGTTTTTTGATATCCGTCTTTAAACTTCCAGTAGTCATATCTTCCAAAAATAGCCCAATCTTGAACTGGTCTTACTTCTGCGTTTACAGAGTATCCATCACCTGCTTGTGAAGAAAGTGAGTTATAATCTGTTTTTGCATACTGTGCTGCGATTAAGAACATTGGATGGTTATAAACTGCATGGATGTGATAGAGGTTAAGATTTTTGTGAGTAGCTGGGTTTTGTCCTACAATTTTGCCTTTAGGATCTGAATTAACATGACAATCTGATGGATTAGGACCATTACAAACATAATTATACGTAGTTTGGTAGATATAGTCACTAAAATTATTATCATTATATCCAATGTTGCTTGCTAAGTGTAAAGATATGTTTGCGTATTGGTCTTTTGTTGGGTTTACTTTTTTATCTCCGTTTCCAAATATGTGATATGTTACTCTACCTTCAAAAGAGTTGTGGAAGCCAGATGAGTTTTTAGAACTTGTATTGATCTTGTCATAACCTTCTCCGTTAAACATTCCTATTTCAGAAGTGATGTATGGAGTTTTTGTCTTGAAGTTAATTCCAAGGTCTGCTGATGGCCATAATCCCATTCCATCTCCAGACTCCATAAATGTTTTATCTATAGACCTGTACCACCATCCAGAATGCTCTTCATAATCAATCCAAGGTGTATGAACTATACCAAACTCAAAGCCAGTGTGAGGTATTAAATCTGAGATATCTTTCCATAAATAACCGTATTTAATTTTGAGTTTATAGTCTGTACCTGCTGATAAATCAGTTGTAAATCTGATATAGTCTTTGTCTGAGATGTAAGCCTTTGTATCAAAGTAAAATCTTCTTGCTTCAAAATCCCCTGAGTCGTTAATTCCTCCGTTGTATTTTTTCTTACTAGCTTGATAAGTATAGCCTAAGTAAGCCTTTCCGCCAATTTCAAACTTCTTAAACTTACCTGTTAATGCTGGCATGTCTCCCCATTTTTTCTCAAGCTTTGCCAACTTGTCTTTTGCTTCCATTGCTGTTTTGTCAATTTCCGCTTGGTATCTTGCCTTTTCTGCCTCTTCTTTTGCAAGCTGCTCGTCAATTGCTGCAGCTTCATCTTCTTTTAAGATACCCTTCTCAACAAGTTTTTTGAGAATAGGGTTCTCGACAACTTGTGCGTTTGCAAGTCCTACAGCTCCTAAGAGAGCCATCACTGCTAAAGTTCTCTTCATCTAAACAACCTCCTCTAAAAATATTATTCGCATATCACTATATCAAAAGAATTTTAAGATTTAATGAAAGAATGGTTAAAATTTGTTAATAATTTTTTCAAATTTCATACCTTGGGTGAGAAATTAGCGGTTTTTATAAAATTTAAAAAATGAGATCCTTCGGCCTTACGGCCTCAGGATGACAAAGAAAGGTTGAATGATAAGAATCAGAAAAAAGGTAACCTTATTTGTCATTCTGCAGCCGGCGAAGAATCTCATACTTTTATTGAATTTCTCATCCGACGTATTTAGAATTAATTTATAATTGAAACTGTTCCAAAAATCAATGTTGTCATTCTGAGCGTTAGCGAAGAATCTCATTTTTTCTTATTTTAAAAGAGGAGATCCTTCAGTCTTACGGCCTCAGGACGACATGGAAAAGAGAACTTACTATAATTTTGGAACACTCTTATTTATAATTTCTCAGCAGATATAACGACAAAACTTCCTTCGCCATATCCTTCTTTTGGCATTTCTACTTCTTTAATTTCTTCTATTGGCTTAAAAATCGTCTGATAAAATTTAAAATTTCCAAAACCATATTTTTCTAACATTTTAACAATTTCATCGACAGAATAAAAATTAGCGTATTTATAGAACAAATGTCCTTGTTTTTTCTTTTCAAAATAAAACTGACCTAAAGGGCTATTTTTATCTATGATTCCAACAATTAGTCTTCCGCCAATTTTTAAAACTCTTTCAGCTTCTTTTATAACATTTTCAGGATTTTTTACAAAGCAAATTGTTATAACAATGGCTACAAAATCAAATTCTTCATCATTAAACGGTAATTTTTCACCGTAACCTAAAAACGTTTTAATCCCTCTTTTTTTAGCAATTTTTAACATTTCTTCCGATGGGTCTATTCCATACTCAATGCCTAAAACTGCAGCAAATCTGCCTGTTCCTACTCCTATTTCAAGCCCTTTCTTACCATGAGGAATAGCTTTTTTAAGAGCTTCTACTTCAGAGAGATAGATATATTTGTTTTTCTCATACCATTCATCATAATTTTTAACATTTTTATTAAAGACTTCTTGAATTTCTAAACTATTTTCCATTTTTATTAAAAAGGAATATCTTCATCATCAATATCATCAAGAGATTCAAAATCTATATCCTTATTATTTGCAAAATTAAAAATATCAGATAAAACTATTCCAGTACTTTGATTTATTATATAGTACATCTTCTTACTTAATCTATCTATGGCATTTTTTAGCACATTAACTTCCTCTTTCTCTGCTTCACAGTCTTGAACTTTTACTTTTATGTAGCTATCTCTGTAAAAACTATCTCCAAAAGATTGGATTTCATAAGAGTATATTTCCAATTTAATAAAAAACTCGTTTAAACAGTAGGATTCGTTCATTAATGCTGTTAAATGTTCAAGCTCTTTCTTTATTTTATTTTTCATTTCATTTGCGATCAGATCTATTAGTAAATATTCTTTTGTAGTTTTTATTTCCGTAATTTCTATATCCAATTTATAATCATCATTTATGAATACTTTGTATTCTATGTCTATTTGGTCAAAATAGATTGAGTCTCTTGTTTTCAGTTGATTACCAACATCTTCTACAACAGATTTTTTTAGCATATCTTCTAAAATTTGATATTTACTCATATGATACTCCTTAAAAAAACTTGTAAACTATTTTAACAAAAACTTAGGGTTAAAATATATATTTCTAAGTCTTATATAGAGAAATTCAATAAAAATATAAGATTCTTCGCCGGCTGCAGAATGACGATGTGGATTTGTGGAACACCCTCATATCTCCATAGGCAAAATCTGTAGCATGTGCTATGTAGCACTGTCCTGTTTTTCCAGCAATAGTTTTAAAGCCAAGATATTTAGGTTCTTAAAGGACTTCTCTATAAGAATATTGTTTTAGTGTTTGATATAGAAATATAGCTATTGAGATTATCCAAAAACTTTTACAATTTAATTGCAATATCATAAAATTATATCTGATTTTGTGTATTTAATTTTAACTGAGAAAATAATTTTGGAACACCCTCAACTATGAGGAATTGAAATGTATTAAACTCAAATATGATTACTCCACTTTTCCGATAATCCTGCCTGAAAACTTTAGTCAAAATAATCTCGTCCTTGAATCATAACTCTTTATGACTATATTTAAACTCTAATAAATCTTATGAAGGATTAAGATGGACTTAAAAGGGAAAAACGCTTTAATCACAGGTGGTTCTAAAAGGATTGGCAGGGAGATTGTTTTAGGTCTTGCTGAGCATGGCTGTAATGTACTGATTCATTATAACTCTTCCAAAGAAGAGGCTGAAAAAGTATTACAGCAAGCAAAAAGCTTTGGAGTAAAAGCAGAGATTATAAGGGCGGATTTACTTGATGAAAACCAGCTTATAAGTTTAGTAAACCAATCACTTAATATTTTTGGACACATAGACATTCTAATAAACAACGCATCAATCTACTACAAAAAACCATTAGAAGAAGCTACCTTTGAAGATTTAGAAATATTTTACAAGATACATATAAAAGCACCATTCTATTTGTCAAAGAAATTTGGAAAAATTATGTATGAAAGGAAAGAAGGAAGGATTATAAACATAATAGATTATTCAGCAATTCTTCCTTACAAAGATTTTACACCTTACAGTATATCAAAAGGTGGAATGGTTACCATGACAAAAGCATTTGCAAAAGAGTTTGCACCTTACGTACTTGTAAATGGAATACTACCAGGTCCAATCATACCGGCAGAAGGTTTAGATGACATAGAAAAGCCACTTCAAAAGACACTACTTAAAAAATGGGCGGGTGGAAAAGAAGTTTTTAAGGCTGTAAAATATTTAATAGAAACTGATTTTACAACAGGAGCTTTAATCCCTGTAGAAGGAGGAAGGTTAATATTTTAGATTATATAATTTTTCTTGGTACTGGTGGTGGTAGAACTGTAGTTTTTAGACAGCTCAGACATTCTGGAGGAATGTGGCTTCATTTTGCCGGTAAAAACATACTGATAGACCCAGGACCTGGAAGCTTAATCAGAATCTTTGAAAGAGGATTAGAGCCAAGAGATTTAAACGCAATAGTTTTATCCCATAGACATTTAGACCATGTAGCAGATGTAGCATCTGTCGTAGAGTCTGCCACAGATAGCAATAAAAATAAATTAGATTTATTGCTTGCCCCAAAAGACGCAGTAGATGGAGATGACCCGGTTGTTTTAAAATACACTAAAAAAGGCTTTAAAAAAATTGAGATAACAGAGCTTGGAAAAACCATTGAATACGAAAGCATAAAAATAAAACCCTTAATCAAGCACATACACCAGGGTGCAGATACCTACAGCTTACAGTTTGAATATAACAAAAAAATTTTTATATATGTAGCTTGCGGAAGATTTTACGAAGATATGTTGTATGCATACCCAGAAAATCCAGATGTTATGGTTTTTAACACTACATTTGTAAAACCCAATTTAAACTATTATCATCTTTCTGCCGAAGATGTAGAAAGGATAATCGAAAAAGT includes:
- the pstC gene encoding phosphate ABC transporter permease subunit PstC; translated protein: MENTALKRALLVEKLLKIILGFAAIFIGFILPVIIFIVLYKEAYLAIQTFGVLNFLTSAEWDPVALKFGGLAPIVGTLIATFLSTLFAAPISIGIAIFLVELSPNKLKPIFSTAIELLAGIPSIIYGMWGLFVIAPLFGEKVEPWLQAKLGGIPLIGKLFEGSPTGIDVLTTSLVLGIMIIPFMSSVVKDAFNMVPPIMKESAYALGATKWEVIKQVMIPITTSSIAGGFILSTGRALGETMAVTFLAGNVNQIPKSLLDPFTTITVALANQFTEADTAVYLSSLYYLALILFVMSFIVLYLSKIMLLRLEKKWKV
- the pstS gene encoding phosphate ABC transporter substrate-binding protein PstS; the protein is MKVKGLKKLAIAGILATSTAAIAGVTITGAGSTFVYPIMSAWAYAYEKATGNKVNYQSIGSGGGIRQIENRTVDFGASDAPLTPEELNQKKLLQFPTVIGGVVPTYNLPEVKQVLNFDGKALCDIYMGKITKWNDPYLQQLNPGVNLPDRPITVVHRSDGSGTTWIWTNYLSKVCPEWKEKVGYGTSVNWPTGVGGKGNEGVANYTKRMRGAIGYVEYIYAKQNNMPAGKVKNREGNFVAPSMESFQAAAANAKWDKKKHFYEVLTDQPGKNSYPIAGATFILLAKDRPENSKKAVMFFDWAFTNGDQEAERLNYIPLPQNVKDLIRSYWKENGLM
- a CDS encoding class I SAM-dependent methyltransferase — translated: MENSLEIQEVFNKNVKNYDEWYEKNKYIYLSEVEALKKAIPHGKKGLEIGVGTGRFAAVLGIEYGIDPSEEMLKIAKKRGIKTFLGYGEKLPFNDEEFDFVAIVITICFVKNPENVIKEAERVLKIGGRLIVGIIDKNSPLGQFYFEKKKQGHLFYKYANFYSVDEIVKMLEKYGFGNFKFYQTIFKPIEEIKEVEMPKEGYGEGSFVVISAEKL
- a CDS encoding SDR family NAD(P)-dependent oxidoreductase, whose translation is MDLKGKNALITGGSKRIGREIVLGLAEHGCNVLIHYNSSKEEAEKVLQQAKSFGVKAEIIRADLLDENQLISLVNQSLNIFGHIDILINNASIYYKKPLEEATFEDLEIFYKIHIKAPFYLSKKFGKIMYERKEGRIINIIDYSAILPYKDFTPYSISKGGMVTMTKAFAKEFAPYVLVNGILPGPIIPAEGLDDIEKPLQKTLLKKWAGGKEVFKAVKYLIETDFTTGALIPVEGGRLIF
- a CDS encoding MBL fold metallo-hydrolase, which encodes MWLHFAGKNILIDPGPGSLIRIFERGLEPRDLNAIVLSHRHLDHVADVASVVESATDSNKNKLDLLLAPKDAVDGDDPVVLKYTKKGFKKIEITELGKTIEYESIKIKPLIKHIHQGADTYSLQFEYNKKIFIYVACGRFYEDMLYAYPENPDVMVFNTTFVKPNLNYYHLSAEDVERIIEKVKPKLTILTHFSIQMLKYTPSKVAKEMSDRTGLKVMAAYDGLKVDF